The following proteins are co-located in the Macadamia integrifolia cultivar HAES 741 chromosome 3, SCU_Mint_v3, whole genome shotgun sequence genome:
- the LOC122074362 gene encoding classical arabinogalactan protein 10-like, whose amino-acid sequence MAFSRFAALLVMVLVVESALAQIPEFAPKLAPIKAPEIAPAPKYTVPPPLVHAPTPSAIAAPPPPTTHEPALAPAPKKASPAPAPSVKPPTSAEYNLTPVASPKGAPTSAADSYRVGAAALLAVVSAAFLL is encoded by the coding sequence ATGGCGTTTTCAAGATTTGCAGCTTTGTTGGTTATGGTTTTGGTGGTGGAATCTGCCTTGGCACAAATTCCAGAATTCGCACCTAAGTTGGCACCTATCAAAGCTCCGGAGATTGCTCCTGCTCCAAAGTATACTGTTCCACCACCACTTGTTCATGCTCCTACTCCTTCGGCAATCgctgctcctcctcctcctactaCTCATGAACCAGCACTAGCTCCTGCTCCAAAGAAGGCATCACCGGCACCGGCGCCTTCAGTGAAGCCTCCAACTTCCGCCGAGTACAACTTGACTCCAGTAGCAAGCCCAAAGGGAGCACCAACAAGTGCAGCTGATTCTTACAGAGTAGGAGCAGCTGCTCTCTTGGCCGTCGTCTCCGCTGCCTTTCTTTTGTAG
- the LOC122074363 gene encoding classical arabinogalactan protein 9-like yields the protein MAFSRFAVLLVMALVVESALAQFPEFAPKLAPIKAPEIAPAPKYTLPPPVVHAPPTPPATATPPTKLAPHPPPTAPPPPTTHEPALAPAPKKVSPVPAPSVKPPTSTEYYLTPVASPKGAPTSAAGSYRVGATALLVIASAAFLL from the coding sequence ATGGCGTTTTCAAGATTTGCAGTTTTGTTAGTCATGGCTCTGGTGGTGGAATCTGCCTTAGCACAGTTTCCAGAATTTGCACCTAAGTTGGCACCTATCAAAGCTCCGGAGATTGCTCCTGCTCCAAAGTATACTCTTCCACCACCAGTTGTTCATGCTCCTCCTACTCCTCCGGCAACCGCTACTCCTCCTACAAAATTGGCTCCTCATCCGCCACCTactgctcctcctcctcctactaCTCATGAACCAGCCCTAGCTCCTGCTCCAAAGAAGGTATCGCCGGTACCGGCGCCTTCGGTGAAGCCTCCGACTTCAACCGAGTACTACTTGACTCCAGTAGCAAGCCCAAAGGGAGCACCAACAAGTGCAGCTGGTTCTTACAGAGTAGGAGCAACTGCTCTCTTGGTTATTGCCTCTGCTGCCTTTTTGCTGTAG